A genomic stretch from Solibacillus isronensis includes:
- a CDS encoding siderophore ABC transporter substrate-binding protein: MKKWKFLTAAALTLMLAACGSDDETSTKDEANEPAKTEETTTASETSAFPMTVSSLSAGSETEDGKSLTFEDVTFEEMPKNIVVFDYGFLDTLDALGVEGIVGIAANGGKGNFPEHLKEKYLTDSVTDVGSLKQIDFEKVAAANPDAIFISGRQGSFYEELKEITPNVVFIGSDNSNYVDGVFETVDLAAEIFGKQEKAEELKAALQEKVDAVKEKAAGYENALVAMYNDKKISGFDNGEDSRFAYVYNDFGFKPSTTDIKASSHGSDFSYESILSVDPEVLLIIDRTASDVETIKADIENDIIKQTRAYKEGKIVYLDGVNWYFSSNGVTTEAEKLDEILNELK; the protein is encoded by the coding sequence ATGAAAAAGTGGAAATTTTTAACGGCAGCAGCATTAACATTAATGTTAGCAGCTTGTGGTTCAGACGATGAAACATCTACAAAAGATGAAGCAAACGAACCAGCTAAAACAGAAGAGACAACTACAGCTTCAGAAACTTCAGCTTTCCCCATGACAGTTTCTTCATTATCAGCAGGCAGTGAAACAGAAGATGGTAAGTCTCTTACTTTTGAAGATGTAACATTTGAAGAAATGCCAAAAAATATCGTAGTATTTGACTACGGTTTCTTAGATACACTTGATGCATTAGGTGTTGAAGGTATTGTTGGTATCGCTGCAAACGGCGGTAAAGGTAACTTCCCTGAGCATTTAAAAGAAAAATATTTAACAGATTCAGTTACTGACGTTGGTTCTTTAAAACAAATCGACTTCGAAAAAGTTGCAGCTGCTAATCCAGATGCAATCTTCATCTCAGGTCGTCAAGGTTCTTTCTATGAAGAGTTAAAAGAAATTACACCAAACGTAGTATTCATCGGTTCTGATAACTCGAACTATGTGGATGGCGTATTTGAAACAGTTGACTTAGCTGCGGAAATCTTCGGCAAACAAGAAAAAGCTGAAGAATTAAAAGCTGCATTACAAGAAAAAGTTGATGCTGTTAAAGAAAAAGCAGCTGGTTATGAAAATGCATTAGTAGCAATGTACAACGACAAAAAGATCTCTGGTTTCGACAACGGTGAAGATTCTCGTTTTGCATATGTGTACAATGACTTTGGTTTCAAACCATCAACTACTGACATCAAAGCATCATCACACGGTTCTGACTTCTCTTATGAATCAATTCTTTCTGTAGATCCAGAAGTATTATTAATCATCGACCGTACAGCATCTGATGTAGAAACAATCAAAGCTGACATCGAAAACGATATTATCAAACAAACTCGTGCTTACAAAGAAGGCAAAATTGTTTACCTTGATGGCGTAAACTGGTACTTCTCTTCTAACGGTGTAACAACTGAAGCAGAAAAATTAGATGAAATCTTAAACGAATTAAAATAA
- a CDS encoding NAD(P)-dependent oxidoreductase, producing the protein MKIAVIGAAGKAGTHILREAIMRNFDVTAIVKNKATVQEENINIIESDLFKLTKEQIAPFDILINAFAPLPGEEHLHVDAGEHLISLLEGTEKKLFVIGSSGCLFVDREKTVRLMDLEDYPEDLAVAAKAQLQNLRDLESSSIQWSFAIPSAMFDSDGPRTGHYIKGEEKILVNSQFNSYISYADFAVALLDEIEKNEYPNTTFTVASENVTAAS; encoded by the coding sequence ATGAAAATTGCAGTTATTGGGGCTGCAGGTAAAGCAGGAACTCATATTTTAAGAGAAGCCATCATGAGAAACTTTGATGTAACAGCGATTGTAAAAAATAAGGCAACAGTACAAGAAGAAAATATTAATATTATTGAAAGCGACCTTTTTAAATTAACAAAGGAACAAATTGCTCCTTTCGATATTTTAATTAATGCTTTTGCTCCGCTACCAGGGGAAGAACATTTACATGTTGATGCCGGTGAACACTTAATTTCTTTACTGGAAGGAACAGAGAAGAAATTATTCGTGATCGGTAGTTCAGGCTGCCTTTTTGTTGATCGTGAAAAAACAGTTCGCCTGATGGATCTTGAAGATTATCCTGAGGACCTTGCTGTGGCAGCAAAGGCTCAATTGCAGAACCTACGTGATTTGGAAAGCTCTTCAATTCAATGGTCCTTTGCCATCCCATCAGCTATGTTCGATTCGGATGGACCACGTACCGGCCATTACATTAAAGGTGAAGAGAAAATTCTAGTAAACTCGCAATTTAACAGTTATATCAGTTATGCTGATTTTGCTGTCGCATTGCTTGATGAAATCGAAAAAAATGAATACCCAAATACAACATTTACTGTTGCATCTGAAAATGTAACAGCCGCATCTTAA
- the thrC gene encoding threonine synthase has translation MWKGLIEEYKQYLPVTENTPALSLNEGNTPLIPLVNLSKELGIELYGKIEGANPTGSFKDRGMVFAVAKAIEEGSKVVICASTGNTSAAAAAYAARAGIQSIVVIPKGKVALGKLAQACMYGAKIIEIDGNFDDALNIVRKIGENTPIALVNSVNPYRIEGQKTAAFEIVDQLGQAPDYLCIPVGNAGNITAYWKGFKEYNEAKQSGLPKMYGFEAEGAAAIVQGAPIANPETVATAIRIGNPASWKFAENARDESGGLINSVTDDEILDAYKLIANKEGIFVEPGSAASLAGVIKSVKAGKIAAGSRVVTVFTGNGLKDPDTAMNVSTVDLVSLQNDEQEIRNYIEGVFSL, from the coding sequence ATGTGGAAAGGTCTTATTGAAGAATATAAACAGTACCTACCTGTTACTGAAAATACACCTGCATTATCACTTAACGAAGGAAATACACCATTAATCCCACTAGTAAATTTATCTAAAGAGCTCGGAATTGAGTTATACGGAAAAATTGAAGGCGCTAACCCAACAGGTTCGTTTAAAGACCGGGGTATGGTTTTTGCTGTTGCAAAAGCAATTGAAGAAGGCTCTAAAGTTGTTATTTGTGCATCTACAGGAAACACATCTGCGGCAGCTGCAGCATATGCGGCACGTGCAGGCATTCAGTCAATCGTTGTTATTCCTAAAGGTAAAGTAGCGCTCGGGAAATTGGCACAAGCTTGCATGTACGGTGCAAAAATTATTGAAATTGACGGCAACTTTGATGATGCATTAAATATTGTGCGCAAAATCGGGGAAAATACTCCAATCGCACTTGTTAACTCTGTAAATCCATATCGTATTGAAGGTCAAAAAACAGCGGCGTTTGAAATTGTTGATCAACTTGGCCAAGCCCCAGACTACTTATGTATTCCTGTAGGAAACGCAGGGAATATTACAGCTTACTGGAAAGGCTTTAAAGAATATAATGAAGCAAAACAAAGCGGTCTTCCTAAAATGTACGGTTTTGAAGCAGAAGGTGCCGCTGCAATCGTGCAGGGAGCACCAATTGCAAATCCTGAAACAGTAGCGACAGCGATTCGTATCGGGAACCCAGCAAGTTGGAAATTCGCCGAAAATGCTCGTGATGAGTCAGGCGGTCTAATTAATTCAGTAACAGATGATGAAATTTTAGACGCTTATAAACTAATCGCCAACAAAGAAGGAATCTTTGTTGAACCTGGTTCGGCTGCTTCATTAGCTGGTGTCATCAAGTCAGTGAAAGCCGGCAAAATCGCTGCGGGCAGTCGTGTTGTTACAGTCTTTACTGGTAATGGCTTAAAAGATCCGGATACAGCGATGAATGTTTCGACTGTAGACCTTGTTTCACTTCAAAATGATGAGCAGGAAATCCGTAATTATATCGAGGGCGTATTTAGTCTATGA
- the thrB gene encoding homoserine kinase has product MSKKWQIKVPGSTANLGPGFDSIGLGLSLYLTLDVTLQDEWEFVHIGDNVPSDTSVETHLIYTIAQQVAKQYNATLPPCKIEMTSELPLARGIGSSAAAIVGAIELADILGDLKLSQQDKLNISSQIEGHPDNATASVLGGLTISSMDEEGIVDTLHIQEMDTAFVVFIPNIELKTAASRGVLPEQLKRGYAVRASANANMLAASLIAKDYERIGRYMEADLFHEPFRANLIPEYNEIREAAKKAGAYGTALSGAGPTLISMIPLALSEQFVKSMQRQFLDHQVVVTTASPSGSTVTTY; this is encoded by the coding sequence ATGAGTAAAAAGTGGCAAATCAAAGTTCCTGGCAGTACAGCAAATTTAGGCCCTGGATTTGACTCCATTGGTCTTGGATTATCGCTCTATTTAACATTGGATGTCACATTACAAGATGAGTGGGAATTTGTGCATATCGGTGACAATGTGCCCTCTGATACGTCAGTCGAAACGCATTTAATTTATACAATTGCACAGCAGGTAGCTAAGCAATATAATGCAACGCTGCCTCCTTGTAAAATTGAGATGACTAGTGAGCTTCCCCTTGCACGTGGTATCGGAAGCAGTGCGGCAGCAATTGTTGGTGCTATTGAATTAGCCGATATTTTAGGGGATTTGAAATTATCGCAGCAGGATAAGCTCAACATTTCATCTCAAATTGAAGGTCATCCTGATAATGCGACCGCTTCGGTATTAGGTGGATTAACGATTTCTTCAATGGACGAAGAAGGTATTGTCGACACACTGCATATTCAGGAGATGGATACGGCATTCGTTGTATTTATTCCGAATATCGAACTTAAAACAGCAGCATCACGCGGTGTTTTACCGGAGCAGTTGAAACGAGGCTACGCAGTGCGTGCAAGTGCAAATGCGAATATGCTTGCCGCTTCCCTTATTGCAAAGGATTATGAGCGAATTGGACGTTATATGGAAGCAGATCTTTTCCATGAGCCTTTCCGCGCAAACCTTATTCCCGAATATAATGAAATTCGCGAAGCTGCAAAAAAAGCTGGAGCATATGGAACTGCTTTAAGTGGTGCTGGTCCAACATTAATCTCGATGATTCCGCTCGCTTTATCCGAACAATTTGTTAAATCAATGCAGCGACAATTCCTGGACCATCAAGTAGTAGTGACAACCGCATCACCATCCGGCTCAACTGTCACAACTTATTAA
- a CDS encoding MFS transporter, producing the protein MSVETNEQKPLSRNKLLRIAGVGWMFDAMDVGILSFIIAALAVDWGLSSSQMGWIASVNSIGMAVGALFFGVLADKVGRKQIFMWTLIIFSVASGLSAFTTTLTLFLILRFFVGMGLGGELPVASTLVSESVKAEERGRVVVLLESFWAGGWLIAALIAYFVIPAEFWPIEGWRIALLITAIPALYAIYIRMKLPDSPQFRVKEESKKRSVFQNIATLWEKKYARSTLMLWVLWFAVVFSYYGMFLWLPSVMVGKGFDLISSFKYVLIMTLAQLPGYFTAAWFIEKFGRKFVLVTYLLGTAASAFVFGGAETIETLLISGMLLSFFNLGAWGALYAYTPEQYPAIVRGTGAGMAAAIGRVGGIFGPLLVGTLLTKGFDISYIFAIFCVAIVIGVLAVIFLGKETKQTELL; encoded by the coding sequence ATGTCGGTGGAAACAAATGAACAAAAGCCCCTATCACGTAATAAACTTCTACGTATAGCTGGGGTTGGATGGATGTTCGATGCAATGGATGTCGGAATACTGTCTTTTATCATTGCAGCACTTGCGGTTGACTGGGGATTAAGTAGTAGTCAAATGGGTTGGATTGCAAGTGTAAACTCGATCGGTATGGCAGTTGGTGCACTGTTTTTCGGTGTACTTGCAGATAAAGTAGGACGTAAGCAAATCTTTATGTGGACACTAATAATATTCTCAGTTGCGAGTGGTTTATCCGCATTTACAACAACTTTGACGCTCTTTTTAATTTTACGATTCTTTGTTGGTATGGGGCTTGGCGGAGAATTACCTGTCGCTTCAACACTTGTATCTGAAAGTGTAAAAGCTGAAGAACGCGGGAGAGTTGTCGTTTTACTTGAAAGTTTTTGGGCTGGAGGCTGGCTGATTGCCGCACTTATTGCCTATTTCGTTATACCGGCTGAATTTTGGCCAATTGAAGGATGGCGAATTGCATTATTAATTACGGCAATCCCTGCACTTTATGCAATTTATATAAGAATGAAACTACCGGACTCTCCACAGTTCAGGGTAAAAGAAGAGTCGAAGAAACGTTCGGTATTCCAAAATATCGCAACGTTATGGGAGAAAAAATATGCACGCTCTACATTAATGCTTTGGGTTTTATGGTTTGCAGTTGTATTTTCATACTACGGCATGTTTTTATGGTTACCAAGTGTAATGGTTGGCAAAGGGTTTGATTTAATATCAAGTTTTAAATATGTATTAATCATGACGTTAGCCCAGTTACCAGGTTATTTTACAGCCGCTTGGTTCATCGAGAAATTTGGGCGCAAGTTTGTATTAGTTACATATTTATTAGGGACTGCAGCAAGTGCCTTTGTATTCGGCGGTGCAGAAACAATCGAAACATTGTTAATTTCAGGAATGTTGCTTTCGTTCTTTAACTTAGGAGCATGGGGTGCCTTATATGCGTATACACCTGAGCAATATCCGGCAATTGTACGTGGAACGGGAGCGGGTATGGCAGCAGCAATAGGTCGTGTTGGTGGTATTTTCGGTCCGTTATTAGTTGGGACATTGCTGACGAAAGGCTTTGATATTAGCTATATTTTCGCGATTTTCTGTGTGGCCATCGTTATCGGAGTACTAGCAGTTATATTTTTAGGGAAAGAAACAAAGCAAACAGAATTACTATAG
- a CDS encoding iron ABC transporter ATP-binding protein yields the protein MIEIKGLSKSFGKKPVVEDVSLTIQPKAITSFIGPNGAGKSTLLSMVSRLLDADTGEVFLDQSDVKKMKSNDFAKRVAILRQSNHLNVRLTVRELVSFGRYPYSKGRLTPEDEQHIDRAIEYMTLGDMEHKFLDELSGGQKQRAFISMVIAQDTEYILLDEPLNNLDMKHSVQIMKILRKLVDELGKTVVIVLHDINFASVYSDRIVALKDGRLVKDGPTNEIINSEALREVYDMHIPVQEQDGCRICVYFNSHS from the coding sequence ATGATTGAAATTAAAGGGCTTTCTAAAAGCTTTGGAAAAAAACCGGTCGTTGAGGATGTCTCATTAACTATACAGCCAAAAGCAATCACTTCATTTATCGGACCGAATGGAGCAGGTAAATCCACATTATTATCAATGGTAAGCCGATTGCTTGATGCAGATACAGGTGAAGTATTTTTAGATCAGAGTGATGTTAAAAAAATGAAGTCCAATGATTTTGCGAAACGTGTAGCAATTTTACGCCAGTCAAACCATTTAAATGTGCGTTTAACAGTTCGTGAACTTGTATCATTTGGACGTTATCCATATTCGAAAGGTCGTTTGACTCCAGAAGATGAACAACATATTGACCGTGCGATTGAATATATGACATTGGGTGATATGGAGCATAAGTTTTTAGATGAACTATCTGGTGGTCAGAAGCAGCGTGCCTTTATCTCAATGGTAATTGCTCAGGATACGGAATATATTTTATTAGATGAGCCATTAAACAACTTGGATATGAAGCACTCTGTTCAGATTATGAAAATTTTACGTAAGCTTGTTGATGAATTGGGCAAAACAGTAGTAATTGTTTTGCATGATATTAACTTTGCTTCAGTATATTCAGATCGGATTGTCGCTTTAAAAGATGGACGTCTTGTAAAAGATGGCCCAACAAATGAGATTATTAACTCAGAAGCATTACGAGAAGTATATGATATGCATATTCCGGTGCAAGAACAAGATGGATGTCGCATTTGTGTATACTTTAATTCACACAGTTAA
- a CDS encoding phosphatase PAP2 family protein, giving the protein MKKGFALVTLVIFIIIALNFDTPSFEAFDIKIRSLLFGNSFIILFHNLGETKFIIVATVIMLLYLAIFKKDFRGVLFVLLTVGVGNGLNQLLKRIFARPRPEIEDQLSSFSFPSGHAQISVLFFLTLAYLISKWLKNKKWKFITYGLMLVLIFLIGLSRIAEGRHYATDVLAGWSIGYTWFIVSVLWYESKKHK; this is encoded by the coding sequence TTGAAAAAAGGTTTTGCGCTAGTTACACTGGTAATCTTTATTATTATTGCACTAAATTTTGATACACCAAGCTTTGAGGCGTTTGATATAAAAATCCGCTCACTATTATTTGGTAATAGTTTTATTATCTTATTTCACAATTTAGGAGAAACAAAGTTTATCATAGTGGCAACCGTTATTATGTTGCTGTATTTAGCGATCTTTAAAAAAGATTTTCGCGGTGTGCTTTTTGTCCTACTTACAGTTGGTGTTGGAAATGGTCTAAACCAGCTTTTAAAGCGTATTTTTGCAAGACCACGTCCGGAAATTGAAGATCAGCTTTCGTCGTTTAGCTTTCCTTCCGGCCATGCGCAAATTAGCGTATTATTCTTTTTAACGCTGGCATATTTAATTTCGAAGTGGCTGAAAAATAAGAAGTGGAAATTTATTACATACGGTTTAATGCTAGTCCTGATTTTTTTAATTGGTTTATCACGTATAGCGGAAGGCCGCCACTATGCAACGGATGTTTTAGCAGGGTGGAGTATCGGGTATACTTGGTTTATCGTAAGCGTATTATGGTATGAGTCAAAAAAGCATAAATAG
- a CDS encoding IS1182 family transposase: MFKDYNMNQLILPLDLEVKLHKNDIAFSIHNLVESIPNEAFAPFIHHTGCPSYHPRMMLKLILCGYTQSTFSGRKIEDLTRDSIRMMWLAQGYEPSYRTINRFRVHPNMKELIRQCFVQFRCQLVEEKLIDQEAIFIDGTKIEANANKFTFVWKKSVEKHHTNLVEKSNKLYDELLEHQIIPEIKRENDEQLSLEELTQVAHHLEEVVDDYTSKIEHSDDVIERKRLRSERKTPKQILKQVHDWIIRKQKYQKDFDVFGTRNSYSKTDHEATFMRMKDDYMQNGQLKPGYNVQIATEGQYTLAYDVFPNPTDTKTLIPFLNQIEENYFELPKHIVADAGYGSEQNYQDILNNRKRTALITFNHYLNEQKRKYKNDPFKTSNWVYEKENDAYICPNEKRLRFQYNSVRTDKSGFQREFKIYECEECTGCPFRTKCTKAAEGKNRRLMINENWEQQKEEVRAKLSEEKTAAIYRQRKIDVEPVFGFLKANLCFRRFSVRGKSKVTNEIGLALMATNLRKYAVRG; the protein is encoded by the coding sequence ATGTTTAAAGATTATAACATGAATCAACTTATTTTACCGCTAGATTTAGAAGTAAAGTTACATAAAAATGATATTGCCTTTTCAATCCATAATTTGGTCGAAAGCATTCCAAACGAAGCTTTCGCTCCTTTCATTCACCATACGGGTTGCCCATCGTATCATCCACGTATGATGCTAAAGCTGATTCTATGTGGTTACACACAATCCACTTTTTCAGGAAGAAAAATTGAAGATCTGACTAGAGACAGTATCCGTATGATGTGGCTTGCCCAAGGATATGAACCAAGTTATCGCACTATTAATCGTTTTCGTGTACATCCAAATATGAAAGAACTCATTCGCCAATGTTTTGTACAATTCCGTTGTCAGTTAGTTGAAGAAAAACTCATCGATCAGGAAGCGATTTTTATCGATGGCACAAAGATTGAGGCAAATGCCAATAAGTTCACATTTGTTTGGAAAAAATCAGTGGAAAAACATCACACCAACCTCGTAGAAAAATCAAATAAACTTTACGATGAGTTACTTGAACATCAAATTATTCCTGAAATCAAACGTGAAAATGATGAACAGTTATCATTAGAAGAGTTAACTCAAGTAGCACATCACCTAGAAGAAGTAGTCGACGACTATACGAGCAAAATAGAGCATTCTGACGATGTCATTGAGCGAAAAAGATTACGTAGCGAACGAAAAACACCGAAGCAAATACTTAAACAAGTACACGATTGGATCATAAGAAAGCAGAAATACCAAAAAGATTTTGATGTGTTTGGCACACGTAACAGTTATTCAAAGACGGATCATGAAGCAACATTTATGCGGATGAAAGATGACTATATGCAAAACGGCCAATTGAAGCCAGGATATAATGTACAAATCGCTACTGAAGGTCAATATACACTCGCGTACGATGTATTTCCAAATCCAACAGACACGAAAACGCTTATTCCATTTCTTAATCAAATTGAAGAAAATTATTTCGAGTTACCAAAGCATATTGTAGCGGATGCCGGATACGGCAGTGAACAGAATTACCAGGATATTCTTAACAATCGAAAACGAACAGCACTCATTACATTCAATCATTACTTGAACGAACAGAAGCGAAAATACAAAAATGATCCTTTTAAGACAAGCAATTGGGTGTATGAGAAAGAAAACGATGCATACATATGTCCAAATGAAAAGAGATTACGATTCCAATACAATTCTGTTCGTACGGATAAATCAGGTTTCCAAAGAGAATTTAAAATCTATGAATGTGAAGAATGTACAGGGTGTCCTTTCCGTACAAAGTGTACCAAAGCAGCGGAAGGGAAAAATCGTAGACTCATGATTAATGAGAATTGGGAACAACAAAAAGAAGAAGTAAGAGCGAAGCTTTCAGAAGAAAAAACGGCTGCCATTTATCGTCAACGTAAAATTGACGTGGAACCAGTTTTTGGATTCTTGAAGGCTAATTTGTGTTTCCGTCGATTTTCTGTTCGGGGAAAATCAAAGGTTACTAACGAAATAGGTTTGGCACTAATGGCCACAAATTTAAGGAAGTATGCGGTAAGAGGTTAA
- the zupT gene encoding zinc transporter ZupT translates to MDENVLLALGLTLFAGLATGIGSLIAFFTTRTNKKFLSVALGFSAGVMIYVSLVEIFVKAKDALVNVHGETIGYWYTIIGFFGGMLVIALIDRFIPKGKNPHEVKSVEDVQKAQLIGNEDVEADRLMKMGLFTALAIAIHNFPEGIATFMAVLQDPNVGIAIAIAVAIHNIPEGIAVAIPIFYATGKRMKAFKWSFASGLSEPFGAFIAYLVLMQFMTDTLFGIVFAGVAGIMVFISIDELLPAAKKYDEAHSSIYGLIAGMAVMAISLVMLT, encoded by the coding sequence ATGGATGAGAATGTATTATTAGCGTTGGGTTTAACATTATTTGCAGGGCTTGCTACTGGTATTGGCAGCTTAATTGCCTTTTTTACAACACGTACAAACAAGAAGTTTCTTTCTGTTGCATTAGGCTTTTCAGCGGGTGTGATGATTTATGTATCACTTGTAGAGATTTTTGTAAAAGCGAAAGACGCATTAGTAAACGTTCATGGAGAAACTATAGGGTATTGGTACACCATCATCGGCTTTTTCGGAGGAATGCTTGTAATTGCCTTAATCGACCGCTTTATTCCAAAAGGGAAAAATCCGCATGAAGTAAAGTCTGTAGAAGATGTACAAAAGGCTCAATTGATCGGGAATGAAGATGTAGAAGCAGACCGCCTCATGAAAATGGGATTATTTACAGCGCTGGCAATTGCAATTCATAACTTCCCGGAAGGTATTGCAACATTCATGGCGGTACTTCAAGATCCGAATGTCGGAATCGCGATAGCAATTGCGGTAGCCATTCATAATATCCCGGAAGGTATTGCGGTAGCCATTCCTATTTTTTATGCAACAGGGAAGCGTATGAAGGCATTTAAATGGTCGTTCGCCTCTGGTTTGTCAGAGCCGTTCGGTGCGTTTATTGCCTACTTAGTACTAATGCAATTTATGACAGATACATTGTTCGGTATTGTTTTTGCTGGTGTTGCAGGGATTATGGTATTTATTTCAATTGATGAGCTGTTGCCAGCTGCTAAAAAATATGATGAAGCCCATTCATCTATTTACGGATTAATAGCAGGTATGGCAGTTATGGCCATCAGTTTAGTAATGTTAACTTAA
- a CDS encoding iron chelate uptake ABC transporter family permease subunit produces the protein MRKNSTKLIFLAIIALVCIALFAFYNIQGGFSYAFPKRLERIAAMVITGTAIAYATVTFQTVTHNRLLTPSMMGVDSMYEVVQTIIFFFAGSASIFVVSRYLNFGLSILAMVIFALILYRFLFRADKHPIFLLLLAGMIIGTLLGSFVTFLQVIIDPVEYESLQTRLFASFMNVKTELLLIAVIILGAAFIYGYRLLRDLDVMSLGRENAINLGVNYDRIVLKVLILSSVLIATSTALVGPITFLGLIVSNLAYQFFATYKHSVLIVGASLISIIALVGGQFLVLHVFQLSTTISVIINFVGGLYFIYLILKESRKAG, from the coding sequence ATGCGAAAAAATAGTACGAAGCTAATTTTCTTAGCAATTATCGCACTGGTGTGTATTGCGTTATTTGCTTTTTACAATATTCAAGGCGGATTCAGTTATGCCTTTCCAAAGCGATTAGAGCGAATTGCGGCAATGGTTATAACTGGTACGGCGATTGCTTATGCAACCGTTACATTCCAGACGGTTACACATAACCGTTTACTGACACCCTCTATGATGGGTGTCGATTCGATGTATGAAGTAGTGCAAACGATTATTTTCTTCTTTGCAGGCTCTGCGTCAATCTTTGTAGTAAGTCGTTATTTAAACTTTGGTTTATCAATTTTGGCGATGGTAATTTTTGCCCTGATTTTATATCGTTTCTTGTTCCGGGCAGACAAACATCCGATTTTCCTGCTTTTACTTGCCGGAATGATTATCGGAACATTGCTCGGCAGTTTTGTAACATTTTTACAAGTAATAATTGACCCGGTAGAATATGAAAGCTTACAGACACGTTTGTTTGCTAGTTTCATGAATGTGAAAACAGAGCTGTTGCTCATTGCTGTCATTATTTTAGGGGCTGCATTTATATACGGTTACCGTTTATTGCGTGATTTAGATGTTATGTCGCTAGGTCGTGAGAATGCAATAAACTTAGGTGTAAATTATGATAGAATAGTATTAAAAGTATTAATTTTATCTTCAGTTTTAATTGCAACATCTACTGCGCTAGTTGGTCCGATTACATTTTTAGGGTTAATCGTTTCAAACTTGGCATATCAGTTTTTTGCTACGTACAAGCATTCCGTTTTAATAGTGGGTGCGAGTTTAATTAGTATTATTGCACTTGTCGGTGGGCAGTTCTTAGTACTGCATGTATTCCAGTTAAGTACAACGATCAGCGTTATTATTAACTTTGTCGGTGGACTTTACTTTATTTACCTAATACTGAAGGAAAGTAGGAAAGCAGGATGA
- a CDS encoding MurR/RpiR family transcriptional regulator, with translation MTICENIKKKYIRLSKGQRKVAQFVMDNPNIVGTHTASEVGRLADVSESTVIRFCYSMDLAGFSELQDKLKEYLMEKGEVTEVKQAMPVKKIRNHIGADIVKKDIANISKTFNQLKEQDVEEVVQLLHTSKKIHFLGFRQSTPVAFWMYSNVNRLRDHVHFIPHEADKIAQQLAYMDEDSLLFIISLDEEYEDMATTVEIAKRKNVKIVAIRNKELTSQEEPANPVLIVPNTKEAGATCTIAIFSLLHILVESMVSQNPQQYEQYNEKTKSAFNTSNLIAIS, from the coding sequence TTGACTATTTGCGAAAATATTAAGAAGAAATATATTCGTCTTTCTAAGGGGCAGCGAAAAGTTGCTCAGTTTGTTATGGATAATCCGAATATAGTGGGGACACATACCGCCTCCGAAGTAGGAAGGTTAGCAGATGTAAGTGAATCAACTGTAATCAGATTTTGCTACTCAATGGATTTAGCTGGTTTTAGTGAACTCCAAGATAAACTGAAGGAATATTTAATGGAAAAAGGCGAAGTAACTGAAGTTAAACAAGCGATGCCTGTTAAAAAAATCCGTAATCACATTGGAGCAGACATTGTAAAAAAAGATATCGCCAACATATCCAAAACATTCAACCAGCTAAAAGAGCAGGATGTTGAAGAAGTTGTGCAATTGTTACATACATCAAAGAAAATCCACTTTTTAGGTTTCAGACAATCGACACCGGTTGCATTTTGGATGTACAGCAATGTCAACAGGTTACGTGACCATGTTCATTTTATTCCTCATGAGGCAGACAAAATTGCACAACAACTTGCATATATGGATGAAGATTCATTGCTTTTCATTATATCGCTTGATGAAGAGTATGAAGATATGGCCACAACAGTAGAAATAGCTAAAAGAAAAAATGTAAAAATTGTCGCAATCCGTAACAAAGAGCTTACATCTCAAGAGGAACCGGCTAACCCCGTGCTTATCGTTCCCAATACAAAAGAAGCCGGAGCCACATGTACAATTGCTATTTTCTCCCTATTACATATATTAGTGGAATCAATGGTAAGCCAA